The Solanum lycopersicum chromosome 6, SLM_r2.1 genome has a window encoding:
- the LOC101266034 gene encoding proline-rich receptor-like protein kinase PERK13, translating to MQLFFLYPTQLSNSDPKEESTLFLSPSRYQQIKHFPLNSSLLPHSSPFSLSKLHLGKKGRCDFLPMATVQMFSFTILFAVLLVQQCICTDPPASSPSPAPESGADVASPPMSLAPSPSPSLSSPPAPPLSDLSRNSSPAPSPGDSTSKNSLSPAPNSKAASDISDESVDSSKESSGGGMTSGKKAGIAVGVIAAVCFVGIGALVYKKRQQNIQRSQFGYDARREIL from the exons ATGCAACTTTTCTTCTTATATCCTACGCAACTTTCAAATTCAGATCCAAAGGAGGAGTCAACTCTGTTTCTTTCTCCTTCACGCTATCAACAAATCAAGCATTTCCCCCTTAATTCATCATTGCTTCCTCATTCATCACCATTTTCTCTCTCCAAACTTCACCTAG GCAAAAAAGGGAGGTGTGATTTTTTACCAATGGCGACTGTGCAAATGTTTTCCTTCACAATTCTCTTTGCTGTTTTGCTTGTTCAACAATGTATTTGTACAGATCCGCCTGCAAGTTCACCAAGTCCTGCACCGGAATCTGGCGCTGATGTAGCTTCTCCACCAATGAGTCTAGCTCCATCGCCTTCACCAAGTCTATCTTCTCCGCCGGCACCTCCACTGTCAGATCTCTCTCGAAATTCATCTCCGGCGCCGTCACCGGGTGATTCTACGTCTAAAAATTCCCTATCGCCGGCTCCAAATTCCAAAGCTGCGAGTGATATTAGCGATGAGAGTGTAGATTCATCGAAGGAATCATCTGGTGGTGGAATGACGAGTGGAAAGAAGGCTGGAATAGCAGTCGGAGTGATCGCTGCAGTTTGTTTTGTAGGTATCGGTGCATTGGTGTACAAGAAGCGACAACAAAATATCCAACGATCTCAGTTCGGGTATGATGCTAGGAGAGAAATTCTTTGA